In one Halosimplex halophilum genomic region, the following are encoded:
- the arsB gene encoding ACR3 family arsenite efflux transporter, whose translation MSNADAHAHGPDCDCESCGDPRSMDFLDKYLTVWIFGAMAVGVGLGYVAPSVTRPIRDLHLVEIGLVAMMYPPLAKADYSRLPTVFRNWRVLSLSLVQNWLIGPTLMFGLAVVFFGGVVPGLPARPDFFLGLVFIGMARCIAMVLVWNELAEGSTEYVTGLVAFNSLFQIVTYGVYVWFFALFLPPLLGMETLVAGISAFDVTPTQVFEAIVVFLGIPFAAGFLTRYVGTRAKSEAWYEDRLVPLIDPLTLVALLFTVVVMFATQGENIVAAPADVLIIAVPLTVYFVVMFLVSFAMGKGVGADYSTTTAIGFTAASNNFELAIAVAVAVFGVGSGVAFATVVGPLIEVPVLLALVNVALYFQRRLDWGTAAAGSPEPTDDRPAAND comes from the coding sequence ATGAGTAACGCGGACGCTCACGCCCACGGCCCGGACTGCGACTGCGAGTCCTGCGGCGACCCGCGGTCGATGGACTTCCTCGACAAGTACCTCACCGTCTGGATCTTCGGCGCGATGGCCGTCGGCGTCGGGCTGGGCTACGTCGCCCCCTCGGTGACCCGGCCGATCCGGGACCTGCACCTCGTCGAGATCGGGCTCGTCGCGATGATGTACCCGCCGCTGGCGAAGGCGGACTACTCGCGGCTCCCGACCGTCTTCCGCAACTGGCGGGTGCTGAGCCTGAGCCTCGTCCAGAACTGGCTGATCGGCCCGACGCTGATGTTCGGGCTGGCCGTCGTCTTCTTCGGCGGGGTCGTCCCGGGTCTGCCCGCGCGCCCGGACTTTTTCCTCGGGCTCGTGTTCATCGGGATGGCCCGCTGCATCGCGATGGTGCTCGTCTGGAACGAGCTCGCCGAGGGGTCGACCGAGTACGTCACCGGCCTGGTGGCGTTCAACAGCCTCTTCCAGATCGTCACCTACGGCGTGTACGTCTGGTTCTTCGCGCTCTTTCTGCCCCCGCTGCTCGGCATGGAGACGCTCGTCGCCGGCATCTCGGCGTTCGACGTGACCCCGACGCAGGTGTTCGAGGCGATCGTCGTCTTCCTCGGGATCCCCTTCGCCGCCGGTTTCCTCACCCGGTACGTCGGCACCCGGGCGAAGAGCGAGGCGTGGTACGAGGACCGGCTCGTCCCGCTGATCGACCCGCTGACGCTGGTCGCGCTGCTTTTCACCGTCGTCGTGATGTTCGCGACCCAGGGCGAGAACATCGTCGCCGCGCCCGCCGACGTACTGATCATCGCCGTCCCGCTGACGGTCTACTTCGTCGTGATGTTCCTCGTCAGCTTCGCGATGGGCAAGGGGGTCGGCGCCGACTACTCGACGACGACCGCCATCGGCTTCACCGCCGCGAGCAACAACTTCGAGCTGGCCATCGCCGTCGCCGTCGCCGTCTTCGGCGTCGGCTCCGGCGTCGCCTTCGCGACCGTCGTCGGCCCGCTCATCGAGGTGCCGGTCCTGCTCGCGCTGGTCAACGTCGCGCTGTACTTCCAGCGCAGGCTCGACTGGGGGACCGCCGCGGCGGGGAGCCCCGAACCGACCGACGACCGACCCGCGGCCAACGACTGA
- a CDS encoding ArsR/SmtB family transcription factor — translation MAQATERLRRYLDDELGECRSEDVDRRLDELGTLEAALGTEQVEAELDVLSALANETRYTLVRVLVAAGEELCVCELNAVVDVTESGLSHALSALVDAGLVDGRKDGRWKKYRATNRAVALVTVLEGSVGDELPDGSGGDE, via the coding sequence ATGGCACAAGCGACAGAACGGCTCCGCCGATACCTCGACGACGAACTCGGCGAGTGCCGGAGCGAAGACGTCGACCGGCGCCTCGACGAGCTCGGCACGCTCGAAGCGGCGCTCGGGACCGAGCAGGTCGAGGCGGAACTCGACGTGCTCTCGGCGCTCGCGAACGAGACGCGCTACACGCTCGTCCGCGTGCTCGTGGCGGCCGGGGAGGAGCTGTGCGTCTGCGAACTGAACGCGGTCGTCGACGTGACCGAAAGCGGGCTCAGTCACGCCCTGTCGGCGCTGGTCGACGCGGGGCTCGTCGACGGCCGGAAGGACGGCCGCTGGAAGAAGTACCGCGCGACCAACCGCGCGGTCGCGCTCGTCACCGTCCTGGAGGGGAGCGTCGGCGACGAGCTGCCGGACGGGAGCGGCGGCGATGAGTAA
- a CDS encoding DUF7319 domain-containing protein — translation MSDAADERVDGAEEASEADGAGTDEGAGEDAESIEALRERVEAEYDFDDFGPQDMASMSSEEWEAVFDPESWITGEELLDRVEADLKRRVAEREVFARVERHDDRIVAYSDEGYATVYADGSVEGHGTVLRDVKPTVALASMESYDVPEAPPEELLPEPQEVPEGSGEFGNTVLQIVAAIQVLAGLVLIGGWFVFFLGIVSPPGGGSVRSLNVVAMLLGGVVFLAIGLLLFGVVANARLSDKFRAEEYRNRLRAVELEPDERPDFLPDEASPDDASGVPGEPSDGLPGEGADGRPSGSGDGADDGS, via the coding sequence ATGAGCGACGCCGCCGACGAACGGGTCGACGGGGCCGAGGAGGCGTCGGAGGCCGACGGCGCCGGGACCGACGAGGGGGCCGGCGAGGACGCCGAGTCCATCGAGGCGCTGCGCGAGCGGGTCGAGGCCGAGTACGACTTCGACGACTTCGGGCCCCAGGACATGGCGTCGATGTCCTCCGAGGAGTGGGAGGCGGTCTTCGACCCGGAGTCGTGGATCACCGGCGAGGAGCTGCTCGACCGCGTCGAGGCCGACCTCAAGCGGCGGGTCGCCGAGCGGGAGGTGTTCGCCCGCGTCGAGCGCCACGACGACCGCATCGTGGCCTACTCCGACGAGGGGTACGCCACCGTCTACGCCGACGGCTCCGTCGAGGGCCACGGCACCGTCCTCCGGGACGTGAAGCCGACGGTCGCGCTCGCGTCGATGGAGTCGTACGACGTGCCCGAGGCGCCGCCCGAGGAGTTGCTCCCCGAGCCACAGGAGGTCCCGGAGGGCAGCGGTGAGTTCGGCAACACGGTGTTGCAGATCGTCGCTGCGATTCAGGTGCTCGCCGGGCTCGTGCTGATCGGCGGCTGGTTCGTGTTCTTCCTCGGGATCGTCTCCCCGCCGGGCGGCGGGTCGGTGCGCTCGCTGAACGTCGTCGCGATGCTGCTCGGCGGCGTCGTGTTCCTCGCGATCGGACTGTTGCTGTTCGGCGTCGTCGCCAACGCCCGCCTGTCGGACAAGTTCCGCGCCGAGGAGTACCGCAACCGCCTGCGCGCGGTCGAACTCGAACCGGACGAGCGGCCGGACTTTCTCCCCGACGAGGCGTCCCCCGACGACGCGTCGGGGGTCCCGGGTGAGCCCTCGGACGGGCTGCCGGGGGAGGGCGCGGACGGTCGCCCGTCCGGGAGCGGGGACGGTGCGGACGACGGGTCCTGA
- a CDS encoding ubiquinol-cytochrome c reductase iron-sulfur subunit produces the protein MPLDEDKYPGETGRRRFVKGVVGSAALASVGTGGAAAVNTVTSAAGGGGGPTQYIAIENTDGPAPRGMPIVPLEVTDAGELRGLFPEASTETVGGVERTVAEMDLGGTTYSSQWFQYCGLEQYQGVQPEADADNMIRASASPPPAYEWQQDVEGDTVLTVDMFEDYETWGNGIGKEGIGKPASATWRSQGEDAKTIPVQVLRSPKVSQMANGEGEFSDLPSSIQNFIGAATEQDFMAWINKCTHFCCVPGYKQLEGSANFNAADEVYCQCHQSVYDPFSPTQVQFVARPRPDE, from the coding sequence ATGCCACTGGACGAAGACAAGTATCCGGGCGAGACGGGCCGACGCCGCTTCGTGAAGGGCGTCGTCGGCAGCGCCGCGCTGGCCAGCGTGGGCACCGGCGGCGCGGCCGCCGTGAACACGGTCACGTCCGCGGCGGGCGGCGGCGGTGGCCCGACACAGTACATCGCGATCGAGAACACGGACGGTCCCGCGCCCCGCGGGATGCCGATCGTCCCGCTGGAGGTGACCGACGCGGGCGAGCTCCGGGGCCTGTTCCCCGAGGCGAGCACGGAGACGGTCGGCGGCGTCGAGCGGACGGTCGCCGAGATGGACCTGGGCGGGACGACCTACTCCTCGCAGTGGTTCCAGTACTGCGGGCTCGAACAGTACCAGGGCGTCCAGCCGGAGGCGGACGCGGACAACATGATCCGCGCCTCGGCGAGCCCGCCGCCCGCCTACGAGTGGCAGCAGGACGTCGAGGGCGACACCGTCCTCACCGTCGACATGTTCGAGGACTACGAGACGTGGGGCAACGGCATCGGCAAGGAGGGTATCGGGAAACCGGCGAGCGCGACGTGGCGCTCGCAGGGCGAGGACGCCAAGACCATCCCGGTGCAGGTGCTGCGCTCGCCGAAGGTCTCGCAGATGGCGAACGGCGAGGGGGAGTTCAGCGACCTCCCGAGTTCGATTCAGAACTTCATCGGCGCGGCGACCGAACAGGACTTCATGGCCTGGATCAACAAGTGCACGCACTTCTGCTGCGTGCCGGGCTACAAGCAACTGGAGGGGAGCGCGAACTTCAACGCCGCGGACGAGGTGTACTGCCAGTGTCACCAGTCGGTCTACGACCCGTTCAGCCCGACGCAGGTACAGTTCGTGGCCCGCCCGCGGCCGGATGAGTAA
- a CDS encoding D-2-hydroxyacid dehydrogenase yields MTDEATADAPDVLVLRQNIHGIPPESYVAALRERLPDREVGYAATPDEERELLPDAQVLAGFELDEERLDRAENLELFACSYAGVDHLPLEAFRERGVAVTNASGVHGPNIGEYALGAILSFTRGFLESRRRQRRREWRSHQAHELAGSTVAVVGMGSIGESVVQRLRGFEVDTVGVRYSPEKGGPTDEVYGYDEIAEAVADAAYVVLACPLTDETEDLVDEEVFLTMPPEAVLVNVARGGVVDTDALVDALRWNSIRGAALDVTDPEPLPEDHELWTFENVLITPHNAGHTPQYFERLADIVAEAVATAEESGEWADLPNQVV; encoded by the coding sequence ATGACCGACGAGGCGACCGCCGACGCGCCCGACGTGCTGGTCCTGCGACAGAACATCCACGGCATCCCGCCCGAGTCGTACGTCGCGGCCCTGCGCGAGCGGCTCCCGGACCGCGAAGTAGGATACGCCGCCACGCCCGACGAGGAGCGCGAACTGCTCCCGGACGCGCAGGTCCTCGCGGGGTTCGAACTCGACGAGGAGCGCCTCGACCGGGCGGAGAACCTCGAACTGTTCGCCTGCTCGTACGCCGGCGTCGACCACCTGCCCCTGGAGGCGTTCCGCGAGCGCGGCGTCGCCGTCACGAACGCCTCGGGCGTCCACGGCCCCAACATCGGCGAGTACGCCCTCGGCGCGATCCTCTCGTTCACCCGCGGCTTCCTCGAATCCCGGCGCCGCCAGCGCCGCCGCGAGTGGCGCTCCCACCAGGCTCACGAACTCGCCGGCAGCACCGTCGCCGTCGTCGGTATGGGCTCGATCGGCGAGTCGGTCGTCCAGCGCCTCCGGGGGTTCGAGGTCGACACCGTCGGGGTGCGCTACTCCCCCGAGAAGGGCGGGCCGACCGACGAGGTGTACGGCTACGACGAGATCGCCGAGGCCGTCGCCGACGCCGCCTACGTCGTCCTCGCCTGCCCGCTGACCGACGAGACCGAGGACCTGGTCGACGAGGAGGTGTTCCTGACGATGCCGCCCGAGGCCGTCCTCGTGAACGTCGCCCGCGGCGGCGTGGTCGACACGGACGCCCTGGTCGACGCGCTCCGGTGGAACTCGATCCGCGGCGCCGCCCTGGACGTGACCGACCCCGAGCCGCTCCCGGAGGACCACGAGCTGTGGACATTCGAGAACGTCCTGATCACGCCGCACAACGCCGGCCACACCCCCCAGTACTTCGAACGCCTCGCCGACATCGTCGCCGAGGCCGTCGCCACCGCCGAGGAGTCCGGCGAGTGGGCGGACCTCCCGAATCAGGTGGTCTGA
- a CDS encoding SPFH domain-containing protein, with protein sequence MSVPSAGAALAGSATPLQSLPGISPLTVIGGLLLLLAVAAVYSAVEIVEAYEKEALTVFGEYRRLLEPGIHVIPPFVSRTYPFDLRTQTIDVPQQEAITRDNSPVTADAVIYVRVMDAKKAFLEVEEYKRAVSNLAQTTLRAVLGDMELDDTLSRREMINERIREELDEPTDEWGIRVESVEVREVNPAAGVKQAMEQQTSAERKRRAMILEAQGERRSAIEQAQGAKQSDIVRAQGKKQSQILEAQGDAISTVLRAKSAESMGERAIVDKGMETLENIGQGESTTFVMPQELTSLVGRYGKHLSGSDVRDAAGADGQGSLDSQGFDAETRELLGLDDIAEIIGEIDEEAQVDIDAMEEEARAIKEGDDARASRSEPVEERE encoded by the coding sequence ATGAGTGTCCCGTCCGCCGGAGCCGCCCTCGCTGGCTCCGCCACACCCCTCCAGTCGCTGCCCGGTATCTCGCCGCTGACGGTGATCGGGGGATTGCTCCTCCTGCTCGCCGTCGCGGCCGTCTACTCGGCGGTCGAGATCGTCGAGGCCTACGAGAAGGAGGCGCTGACGGTCTTCGGCGAGTACCGCAGACTGCTGGAGCCCGGGATCCACGTGATCCCGCCCTTCGTCAGCCGGACCTACCCCTTCGACCTGCGCACCCAGACGATCGACGTGCCCCAGCAGGAGGCGATCACCCGCGACAACTCCCCCGTCACGGCCGACGCGGTCATCTACGTCCGCGTCATGGACGCCAAGAAGGCGTTCCTCGAGGTCGAGGAGTACAAGCGGGCCGTCTCGAACCTCGCGCAGACGACGCTGCGCGCGGTGCTGGGCGACATGGAACTCGACGACACGCTCTCCCGGCGGGAGATGATAAACGAGCGCATCCGCGAGGAGCTGGACGAACCCACCGACGAGTGGGGGATCCGCGTCGAGAGCGTCGAGGTCCGCGAGGTCAACCCCGCCGCGGGCGTCAAGCAGGCGATGGAGCAGCAGACCTCCGCCGAGCGCAAGCGCCGCGCCATGATTCTGGAGGCGCAGGGCGAACGCCGCTCGGCCATCGAGCAGGCCCAGGGCGCGAAACAGTCCGACATCGTCCGCGCCCAGGGGAAGAAACAGTCGCAGATCCTCGAAGCGCAGGGTGACGCTATCTCGACCGTGCTGCGCGCCAAGTCCGCCGAGTCGATGGGCGAACGCGCCATCGTCGACAAGGGGATGGAGACGCTCGAAAACATCGGCCAGGGCGAGTCGACCACGTTCGTCATGCCCCAGGAGCTCACCTCGCTGGTCGGCCGCTACGGCAAACACCTCTCCGGCAGCGACGTGCGCGACGCGGCCGGCGCCGACGGGCAGGGGAGCCTCGACAGCCAGGGGTTCGACGCCGAGACGCGCGAGCTGCTCGGTCTCGACGACATCGCCGAGATCATCGGGGAGATCGACGAGGAGGCGCAGGTCGACATCGACGCGATGGAGGAGGAGGCGCGGGCGATCAAGGAGGGCGACGACGCGCGGGCGAGCAGGTCCGAGCCGGTCGAGGAACGCGAGTAA
- a CDS encoding DUF7318 family protein, whose amino-acid sequence MSSSGSTYGDIHRYEPARESTAAAVALVLLTIVEVVFVGLFTFGLVNGWGYSPLGNMYLGGILAIIFVDLAFILMVYRKEFLPDVMIVKKRRRKWEDLYVREEDVDGTSFADGNPLESVKRAVYPYYKR is encoded by the coding sequence ATGTCCTCGTCGGGAAGCACGTACGGCGACATCCACCGGTACGAACCGGCCCGCGAGAGCACGGCCGCGGCGGTCGCGCTGGTCCTGCTGACCATCGTCGAGGTCGTGTTCGTGGGCCTGTTCACGTTCGGCCTCGTGAACGGCTGGGGGTACAGCCCGCTCGGGAACATGTACCTGGGCGGTATCCTCGCCATCATCTTCGTCGACCTGGCCTTTATCCTGATGGTCTACCGCAAGGAGTTCCTGCCGGACGTGATGATCGTCAAGAAACGGCGCCGCAAGTGGGAGGACCTGTACGTCCGCGAGGAGGACGTCGACGGGACGTCGTTCGCGGACGGGAACCCTCTCGAGAGCGTGAAACGAGCTGTCTACCCCTACTACAAACGATAA
- a CDS encoding plastocyanin/azurin family copper-binding protein encodes MNRRDFLRTAGGAAGGASAVAAGAGTAAAQEGGGGSVRPVFPSYVSDANGPGYEDLRGSSEVTIEVGVGSGGFGFGPTTTWIDPGTTVVFEFVEAGHNVKPNSQPDGGSLNGTEGGQFATIAAGQTYEVTLETPGMYTYNCAPHEGQGMRGAIAVGEDVETEEVGGGGQTPLNPEHMGVPFHPHYVGISTIVMMVVSLLFTFFLLKYGESPNAKGGND; translated from the coding sequence ATGAACAGACGGGACTTTCTGCGGACCGCCGGCGGCGCCGCGGGCGGCGCGTCCGCCGTCGCCGCGGGCGCCGGTACGGCCGCCGCACAGGAGGGCGGTGGCGGAAGCGTACGCCCGGTCTTCCCCTCCTACGTGAGTGACGCGAACGGCCCCGGCTACGAGGACCTGCGCGGCAGCTCGGAGGTGACGATCGAGGTCGGCGTCGGCTCCGGCGGGTTCGGGTTCGGCCCGACGACCACCTGGATCGACCCGGGGACGACGGTCGTCTTCGAGTTCGTCGAGGCGGGCCACAACGTCAAGCCCAACAGCCAGCCCGACGGCGGGAGCCTCAACGGCACCGAAGGCGGCCAGTTCGCCACGATCGCCGCGGGCCAGACCTACGAGGTCACGCTGGAGACCCCCGGCATGTACACGTACAACTGCGCCCCACACGAGGGCCAGGGGATGCGGGGCGCCATCGCCGTCGGCGAAGACGTCGAAACCGAGGAGGTCGGGGGCGGGGGCCAGACGCCGCTCAACCCCGAGCACATGGGCGTGCCCTTCCACCCGCACTACGTCGGCATCTCGACCATCGTGATGATGGTCGTCTCGCTTTTGTTCACGTTCTTCCTGCTGAAGTACGGTGAATCGCCCAACGCCAAGGGAGGGAACGACTGA
- a CDS encoding DUF7321 family protein, which translates to MVTDRVIATVVLVAVTASFPCFVYGAWYIIETEPVTWSVLMHHLKFVVTGLVLTTVPMLVWMAPRLLSQFGGFAMVHAFLGAQAYAMLAFGFTGIVRIFTAKRRHDLYNDYDEDVLLDEIGGDQMDHWRSRLRIGVFGYVFFWILAYGAGFARYVLRYDVLGVVGV; encoded by the coding sequence ATGGTCACGGACAGGGTGATCGCGACGGTCGTGCTGGTGGCCGTGACGGCGAGTTTCCCCTGTTTCGTCTACGGCGCCTGGTACATCATCGAGACCGAGCCGGTCACCTGGTCGGTGCTGATGCACCACCTGAAGTTCGTGGTGACGGGGCTGGTGCTGACGACCGTGCCGATGCTCGTCTGGATGGCCCCGCGCCTGCTGAGCCAGTTCGGTGGCTTCGCGATGGTCCACGCCTTCCTCGGCGCGCAGGCCTACGCCATGCTCGCGTTCGGCTTCACGGGGATCGTCCGCATCTTCACCGCCAAGCGGCGCCACGACCTGTACAACGACTACGACGAGGACGTGCTCCTCGACGAGATCGGCGGCGACCAGATGGACCACTGGCGCAGCCGCCTCCGGATCGGCGTGTTCGGCTACGTGTTCTTCTGGATCCTCGCCTACGGCGCCGGGTTCGCCCGCTACGTCCTCCGCTACGACGTGCTTGGAGTCGTCGGGGTCTGA
- a CDS encoding arsenate-mycothiol transferase ArsC, translated as MSTESESTDPTRIAFVCVQNAGRSQMSAAFAERERDRRGLGDRVEILTGGTHPADRVHDGVVDAMAEVGVDLSDRTPRAITAEELRACDYVATMGCSTLDLGDAEDDVDVRDWALDDPDGEDPERVREIRDEIEDRVAALFDEFSDAGDGPGGS; from the coding sequence ATGTCAACCGAATCCGAATCCACCGACCCGACCCGTATCGCCTTCGTGTGCGTCCAGAACGCCGGCCGCTCGCAGATGTCGGCCGCCTTCGCCGAGCGCGAGCGCGACCGCCGCGGCCTCGGCGACCGCGTCGAGATCCTGACCGGCGGCACCCACCCCGCGGACCGCGTCCACGACGGGGTCGTCGACGCGATGGCCGAGGTCGGCGTCGACCTCTCCGACCGGACGCCGCGGGCGATCACGGCCGAGGAACTGCGCGCCTGTGACTACGTCGCCACCATGGGCTGTTCCACGCTCGACCTCGGCGACGCCGAGGACGACGTCGACGTGCGCGACTGGGCGCTCGACGACCCCGACGGGGAGGACCCCGAGCGCGTGCGGGAGATCCGCGACGAGATCGAAGACCGGGTCGCCGCGCTGTTCGACGAGTTCAGCGACGCGGGCGACGGACCCGGCGGATCGTAA